A part of Pantoea vagans genomic DNA contains:
- the fepB gene encoding Fe2+-enterobactin ABC transporter substrate-binding protein, with amino-acid sequence MTKQGVTSALALFLLSITLFSVTAVAQTGWPRTFAGAKGQVTLAQAPTRIVSTSVTLTGSLLAIDAPLIASGATAPGSRLADEQGFFRQWGHVAKQRGVKRLYIGEPNAEAIAAEAPDLIVVSATGNDSAIKLADQLSAIAPVLVVNYDDKSWQQLVTLLGEATGHEADAAARISEFDAREKALKAKLTLPPQPVSAMVWNGDGRAVNLWTEASAQGKLLQALGFTLATPPATLQSAHSMGQRKDILQLSGENLAEGLNGQTYLLFAAEDNTAAQVMSNAFLAQTPAVRDKAVYALGLDSFRLDYYSASHLLTRLEALFVKS; translated from the coding sequence ATGACTAAACAGGGAGTAACGTCGGCATTAGCGCTGTTTTTGCTGAGTATCACTCTGTTCAGCGTGACCGCTGTTGCACAGACCGGCTGGCCGCGCACCTTCGCGGGGGCAAAAGGTCAGGTTACCCTGGCTCAGGCACCGACTCGCATTGTCTCAACCAGTGTCACCCTGACCGGCTCGCTGCTGGCGATTGATGCGCCATTAATTGCCAGTGGCGCAACCGCACCCGGCAGCCGGCTGGCTGATGAGCAGGGATTCTTCCGGCAGTGGGGGCATGTGGCGAAACAGCGTGGCGTAAAGCGGCTCTATATTGGCGAACCCAATGCGGAAGCGATCGCTGCGGAAGCGCCAGACCTGATTGTGGTCAGCGCCACCGGTAATGATTCAGCGATCAAACTGGCCGATCAGCTCTCGGCGATTGCACCGGTACTGGTCGTTAACTATGACGATAAAAGCTGGCAGCAGCTGGTGACGCTGCTGGGTGAGGCGACCGGGCATGAGGCGGATGCCGCTGCCCGGATAAGCGAGTTCGACGCGCGTGAAAAGGCGCTGAAGGCAAAGCTGACCCTGCCTCCGCAGCCGGTTTCTGCGATGGTGTGGAACGGAGATGGCCGGGCTGTGAATCTCTGGACGGAGGCATCAGCACAGGGGAAGTTACTGCAGGCGCTGGGCTTCACGCTGGCAACGCCACCGGCGACGCTTCAGTCCGCTCACAGCATGGGACAGCGTAAAGATATTCTTCAGCTATCAGGCGAAAATCTGGCGGAAGGCCTGAATGGACAGACTTATCTGCTGTTCGCCGCCGAGGATAACACGGCTGCGCAGGTAATGAGCAATGCTTTTCTGGCGCAGACCCCAGCGGTGCGCGATAAAGCAGTCTATGCGCTGGGGCTGGATAGCTTTCGTCTCGACTACTACAGCGCCAGTCATTTACTGACACGGCTGGAAGCGCTGTTCGTGAAATCATGA
- the cgtA gene encoding Obg family GTPase CgtA: MKFVDEATILVVAGDGGNGCVSFRREKYIPRGGPDGGDGGDGGDVYLIADENLNTLIDYRFEKSFRAERGQNGQSRDCTGKRGKDIEVKVPVGTRVIDQGTGETLGDMTRHGQKLMVGKGGWHGLGNTRFKSSVNRSPRQKTMGTPGEKRDLQLELMLLADVGMLGLPNAGKSTFIRAVSAAKPKVADYPFTTLVPSLGVVRMDSEQSFVVADIPGLIEGAAEGAGLGIRFLKHLERCRVLLHLIDIDPIDESDPVENARIILGELEKYSEKLFNKPRWLVFNKIDLISEEEAQSRAKAVAEALGWEDKYYLISAASQIGVKELCWDVMSFINANPKEAELEEKQPEKVEFMWDDYHKETIENTVEVEDEEWDDDWDDEDDEGVEIIYQR; the protein is encoded by the coding sequence ATGAAGTTTGTTGATGAAGCGACAATTCTGGTCGTCGCCGGTGATGGCGGTAATGGTTGCGTCAGCTTCCGCCGCGAAAAATATATCCCGAGAGGCGGCCCTGATGGGGGTGATGGTGGTGACGGCGGTGACGTTTATCTGATCGCTGATGAAAACCTCAATACCCTCATCGATTATCGTTTCGAAAAATCTTTCCGCGCCGAACGTGGGCAGAACGGCCAGAGCCGCGACTGTACCGGTAAACGCGGTAAAGATATCGAAGTTAAAGTGCCGGTCGGCACCCGGGTTATCGACCAGGGTACCGGTGAGACACTCGGCGACATGACGCGCCACGGCCAGAAACTGATGGTCGGTAAAGGCGGCTGGCATGGCCTGGGCAACACCCGTTTCAAATCGTCAGTGAACCGCAGTCCGCGCCAGAAAACCATGGGTACCCCAGGTGAAAAGCGTGACCTGCAGCTGGAGCTGATGCTGCTGGCGGACGTCGGTATGCTGGGCTTACCGAATGCCGGTAAATCGACCTTTATTCGTGCCGTCTCGGCAGCCAAACCTAAAGTAGCGGACTATCCGTTTACCACCCTGGTGCCAAGCCTGGGCGTGGTGCGTATGGACAGCGAGCAAAGCTTCGTCGTGGCCGATATTCCGGGTCTGATTGAAGGCGCAGCAGAGGGCGCAGGCCTCGGCATTCGCTTCCTGAAGCATCTTGAACGCTGCCGCGTATTGCTTCACCTGATCGATATCGACCCGATTGATGAAAGCGATCCGGTTGAAAATGCCCGTATCATCCTCGGCGAGCTGGAAAAATACAGCGAGAAGCTGTTCAACAAACCACGCTGGCTGGTCTTCAACAAAATTGATCTGATCAGTGAAGAAGAAGCGCAGTCACGGGCTAAAGCGGTTGCTGAAGCGCTGGGCTGGGAAGATAAGTATTACCTGATCTCTGCCGCAAGCCAGATCGGCGTCAAAGAACTCTGCTGGGACGTGATGAGCTTCATCAACGCTAACCCGAAAGAAGCGGAGCTTGAAGAGAAGCAGCCGGAGAAAGTGGAATTCATGTGGGATGATTACCACAAAGAAACCATTGAAAACACGGTCGAAGTGGAAGATGAAGAGTGGGATGACGACTGGGATGATGAAGACGACGAAGGCGTTGAAATTATCTATCAGCGTTAA
- a CDS encoding isochorismate synthase → MVESLAFEHPLLQDFPALCRGFLFTSPWRSLTTQGCFTTLTAPVNQGEQLTGEFQQQLQHHFASARKQGIAHPILVGAIPFDVDQPAALFIPESYQTFQRDDLKAHASSAESDLPKVRRRTALPDHDTFTDMVAQAVAATQRGDPDKVVLSRLMEIVAEQPVDTAALMQRILAQNPDSYHFHLPLPDGGALVGASPELMIRKQGRQFSSCPLAGSAPRNSDSQRDQASGDSLMRSAKDRHEHKLVTDAMRMTLQPRSRLLSVPEIPSLLTTPTLWHLATQIRGEVLDDRENALSLACLLHPTPALSGFPHQRAQALIQQLEPFERQLFGGIVGWCDDQGNGEWVVTIRCGTVNGPRVRLFAGAGIVADSQPESEWRETGVKLDTMLRAFGLH, encoded by the coding sequence ATGGTGGAATCGCTGGCATTTGAACATCCCCTGCTGCAGGATTTTCCGGCACTCTGCCGTGGCTTCCTGTTTACTTCTCCCTGGCGAAGCCTGACGACTCAGGGCTGTTTTACGACACTCACTGCTCCGGTAAACCAGGGCGAGCAGCTGACCGGAGAGTTTCAGCAACAACTGCAGCATCATTTTGCCTCGGCAAGAAAACAGGGCATAGCCCATCCCATTCTGGTAGGTGCGATCCCGTTCGATGTGGATCAGCCCGCTGCACTGTTTATCCCTGAGTCGTATCAGACCTTTCAGCGTGACGATCTGAAAGCCCACGCCTCATCGGCTGAAAGCGATCTGCCAAAAGTTCGTCGCCGTACGGCGCTGCCGGATCACGACACCTTCACTGACATGGTTGCGCAGGCCGTGGCGGCCACGCAGCGCGGCGATCCGGATAAAGTGGTGCTGTCGCGGCTGATGGAGATCGTGGCGGAACAGCCGGTCGATACGGCCGCCCTGATGCAGCGCATCCTGGCGCAGAACCCTGACAGCTATCACTTTCATCTGCCGCTGCCCGATGGCGGCGCGCTGGTGGGTGCCAGCCCTGAACTGATGATCCGTAAGCAGGGCCGCCAGTTCAGCTCCTGTCCGCTGGCCGGTTCAGCGCCACGCAACAGCGATTCACAGCGTGACCAGGCCTCAGGTGACAGCCTGATGCGGTCAGCCAAAGACCGGCATGAACATAAACTGGTGACGGATGCGATGCGCATGACGCTGCAGCCGCGCAGTCGCCTGCTGTCGGTCCCGGAAATCCCTTCCCTGCTGACCACCCCGACACTGTGGCACCTCGCCACGCAGATTCGGGGTGAAGTGCTGGACGACCGCGAAAATGCGCTGTCACTGGCCTGCCTGCTGCATCCGACACCGGCGCTCAGCGGCTTTCCGCATCAGCGTGCTCAGGCGCTGATTCAGCAACTTGAACCGTTTGAGCGTCAGCTGTTTGGCGGCATCGTCGGCTGGTGTGACGATCAGGGCAACGGCGAATGGGTCGTCACCATTCGCTGCGGCACGGTGAATGGTCCGCGGGTCCGGCTGTTTGCTGGCGCGGGCATCGTGGCGGACTCACAACCTGAATCAGAGTGGCGCGAAACCGGCGTCAAACTCGACACCATGCTTCGCGCTTTTGGATTGCACTAA
- the ispB gene encoding octaprenyl diphosphate synthase produces the protein MNLEQINELTAQDMAAVNQTILDQLNSDVSLINQLGYYIISGGGKRIRPIIAVLSARAMGYKGDLHVTNAALIEFIHTATLLHDDVVDESDMRRGKATANAAFGNAASVLVGDFIYTRAFQMMTSMGSLRILALMSEAVNVIAEGEVLQLMNVNDPDITEESYMRVIYSKTARLFEAASQASAILAEATPEEEKALQDYGRYLGTAFQLIDDLLDYSADGETLGKNTGDDLSEGKPTLPLLHAMQHGSPEQAKMIREAIEQGNGRHLLEPVLEAMNQCGSLEWTRSRAEQEADKAIEALRILPESPWRSALESLAHMSVQRDF, from the coding sequence ATGAACTTAGAACAGATTAATGAATTAACCGCACAGGATATGGCTGCCGTTAACCAGACCATCCTCGACCAGCTGAATTCGGATGTCTCGCTCATCAACCAGTTGGGCTACTACATCATCAGTGGCGGGGGCAAGCGTATCCGTCCCATTATTGCCGTGCTATCTGCACGTGCCATGGGCTACAAGGGCGACCTGCACGTGACCAATGCGGCGCTGATCGAATTTATCCACACCGCCACGCTGCTGCATGACGATGTCGTGGATGAATCCGATATGCGTCGTGGCAAAGCGACCGCGAACGCGGCGTTTGGCAATGCGGCAAGCGTGCTGGTCGGTGATTTTATTTACACTCGCGCCTTCCAGATGATGACCAGCATGGGGTCGCTGCGTATCCTGGCGCTGATGTCAGAGGCGGTAAACGTGATTGCTGAAGGCGAAGTCCTGCAGCTGATGAACGTCAACGACCCGGACATCACCGAAGAGAGCTACATGCGCGTGATTTACAGTAAGACCGCGCGCCTGTTTGAAGCGGCCTCACAGGCCTCGGCGATACTGGCTGAAGCGACACCTGAAGAGGAAAAAGCGCTGCAGGATTATGGACGCTATCTGGGTACCGCTTTCCAGTTAATTGACGATTTGCTGGATTACAGTGCTGACGGCGAGACGCTGGGTAAAAATACCGGCGATGACCTGAGCGAAGGCAAACCGACGCTGCCGCTGCTGCATGCCATGCAGCACGGCTCGCCTGAACAGGCGAAGATGATCCGTGAAGCCATCGAGCAGGGAAATGGCCGCCATCTGCTGGAGCCGGTGCTGGAAGCGATGAATCAGTGTGGTTCGCTGGAATGGACGCGTAGCCGCGCGGAACAGGAAGCGGATAAAGCGATTGAAGCCTTGCGGATTCTGCCCGAATCCCCCTGGCGCAGCGCGCTGGAGTCGCTGGCACACATGTCAGTTCAGCGCGACTTCTGA
- a CDS encoding (2,3-dihydroxybenzoyl)adenylate synthase translates to MTISYSRWPDDLAARYREKGYWLDLPMTDILERHRDSECVAVIDGDRQFTYRQMASLSDNLAAALQRRGLKPGDTALVQLGNVAEFYLTLFALFKIGVAPVNALFSHQRTELVAYASQIAPCLLIADRSHPLFADDAFITQLRREQHSLQQVILRNDAHAENSLDTLLAEPAGDFRATPTAGDDVAFFQLSGGSTGTPKLIPRTHNDYYYSIRESDVICGVNEDTRYLIALPAAHNFPMSSPGALGVFYAGGQVILAADPSATLCFPLIEKHQVTDTGLVPPAASLWLQAIQEWGSNAALASLQRIQVGGAKLGETLAARIQNEMGCTLQQVFGMAEGLVNYTRLDDDEQTILTTQGRPISPDDEVWVADEQGQPLPVGAIGRLMTRGPYTFRGYYNSPEHNAASFDDQGFYCSGDLVEITPAGNIIVQGREKDQINRGGEKIAAEEIENLLQRHVDVIHAALVSMSDELMGEKSCAFIVTRQPVKPVALRRHLRELGVAEFKLPDRITCVDALPLTAVGKVDKKRLRQQLADQRAQA, encoded by the coding sequence ATGACGATTTCTTACAGCCGCTGGCCGGACGATCTGGCCGCACGTTACCGTGAAAAAGGGTACTGGCTGGATCTGCCGATGACCGACATCCTGGAACGTCACCGCGACAGCGAATGCGTGGCGGTGATTGATGGCGACCGGCAATTTACCTATCGCCAGATGGCCTCACTGAGTGACAATCTGGCAGCGGCCCTGCAGCGTCGTGGCCTGAAACCCGGTGATACGGCGCTGGTGCAGCTTGGCAACGTGGCGGAATTTTATCTGACGCTGTTTGCGCTGTTCAAAATCGGCGTCGCCCCGGTTAACGCCCTGTTCAGCCATCAGCGTACCGAACTGGTCGCCTATGCCAGTCAGATCGCGCCGTGCCTGTTGATTGCCGATCGCAGCCATCCCCTGTTCGCCGATGACGCCTTTATCACGCAGCTTCGCCGGGAACAGCATTCACTGCAGCAGGTGATCCTGCGTAATGACGCTCATGCGGAAAACAGTCTCGACACCCTGCTGGCAGAACCCGCAGGTGACTTCAGGGCAACCCCGACCGCAGGCGATGACGTCGCTTTTTTCCAGCTGTCGGGCGGCAGTACCGGCACTCCGAAGCTGATCCCGCGTACCCACAATGATTACTACTACAGCATCCGGGAAAGTGACGTGATCTGCGGGGTCAACGAAGATACCCGTTACCTGATTGCCCTGCCCGCTGCGCATAATTTCCCGATGAGTTCTCCGGGCGCGCTGGGCGTCTTTTACGCGGGCGGCCAGGTGATCTTAGCGGCCGATCCCAGCGCGACCCTCTGTTTCCCGCTGATTGAAAAACATCAGGTTACTGATACCGGCCTGGTTCCACCCGCGGCCAGTCTCTGGCTACAGGCGATTCAGGAATGGGGCAGTAATGCCGCGCTGGCCTCACTGCAACGCATTCAGGTCGGTGGCGCAAAGCTGGGTGAAACGCTGGCTGCGCGCATTCAGAACGAGATGGGCTGTACCCTTCAGCAGGTGTTTGGGATGGCGGAAGGTCTGGTGAACTACACCCGGCTGGATGACGATGAACAGACCATTCTCACCACGCAGGGACGCCCTATTTCTCCGGATGACGAGGTGTGGGTTGCAGATGAACAGGGGCAACCGCTGCCGGTCGGTGCCATTGGGCGCCTGATGACCCGCGGTCCCTACACGTTCCGCGGCTACTACAACAGCCCGGAACATAACGCCGCCAGCTTTGATGACCAGGGCTTCTACTGCTCTGGCGATCTGGTTGAGATCACCCCCGCTGGCAACATCATTGTGCAGGGTCGGGAGAAAGATCAGATCAACCGGGGCGGCGAAAAGATCGCAGCTGAAGAGATTGAAAACCTGCTGCAGCGCCATGTGGATGTGATCCACGCGGCGCTGGTCTCTATGAGCGACGAACTGATGGGTGAAAAGAGCTGTGCGTTTATTGTCACCCGTCAGCCGGTGAAACCGGTGGCGCTGCGTCGTCACCTGCGTGAACTGGGCGTCGCCGAATTTAAGCTGCCCGACCGTATTACCTGCGTAGATGCCCTGCCGCTGACCGCGGTCGGCAAGGTGGACAAAAAACGTCTGCGCCAACAACTTGCCGATCAGCGTGCGCAAGCCTGA
- the entS gene encoding enterobactin transporter EntS, translating into MNKPSHFIDLTLLRTHPAFRALFIARFISIVALGMLAVAVPVQIQQLTQSPLLVGLAVTLAGAGMFIGLLTGGVLADRYERRRLILFARSTCGLGFAALCINALLPSPSVIAVFVLGLWDGFFGAIGVTALLAATPALVGRENLMKAGAITLLTVRFGAILSPAIAGMVIAQGGVAWNYGLAAFGTLLTVLTLLRLPPLAPPPQPREHPIKALSSGVRFLFDTPIVGMAALTGALVTLASAVRVLYPALAPHWQVGLTELGLMYAAVPLGAATGALTSGRLAQSPQPGRLILVSAIAAFVALALFSLMPLFSLSLICLVAFGYFSAISSLVQYALIQTLTPDALLGRINSLWTAQNVTGDAIGAAIIGAMGSLLLPQQAAALSGLAATVLGLIMWLLMARLRRYQRPAPDEATS; encoded by the coding sequence ATGAACAAACCCTCCCATTTTATCGATCTCACTCTGCTGAGAACCCATCCCGCCTTTCGCGCCCTGTTTATCGCCCGCTTTATCTCGATTGTCGCTCTCGGCATGCTGGCGGTGGCGGTCCCGGTTCAGATTCAGCAGCTGACGCAATCACCATTGCTGGTAGGACTGGCGGTGACGCTGGCCGGAGCCGGTATGTTTATCGGTCTGCTGACCGGCGGCGTGCTGGCCGATCGCTATGAGCGTCGTCGTCTGATCCTGTTTGCCCGATCCACCTGTGGCCTGGGCTTTGCCGCGTTGTGCATAAATGCCCTGCTCCCTTCACCGTCGGTCATCGCCGTCTTCGTGCTGGGACTCTGGGATGGCTTTTTCGGCGCGATAGGCGTCACGGCGCTGCTGGCAGCCACCCCGGCACTGGTCGGGCGTGAGAATCTGATGAAAGCGGGTGCCATTACTTTGCTGACGGTGCGCTTTGGCGCGATTCTGTCACCCGCGATTGCGGGTATGGTGATTGCTCAGGGCGGTGTGGCGTGGAACTACGGGCTGGCCGCGTTCGGCACGCTGCTGACGGTGTTAACCCTGTTGCGATTGCCGCCGCTTGCGCCACCGCCGCAGCCGCGTGAACATCCCATAAAGGCACTAAGCAGCGGCGTCCGCTTCCTGTTCGATACGCCGATTGTAGGTATGGCGGCGCTGACTGGCGCGCTGGTGACGTTAGCCAGCGCGGTGCGCGTGCTCTATCCGGCGCTGGCCCCTCACTGGCAGGTCGGTCTGACGGAGCTGGGGCTGATGTACGCCGCCGTGCCGTTGGGTGCTGCGACAGGCGCGCTGACCAGCGGACGGCTGGCGCAGTCGCCGCAACCGGGCCGCCTGATTCTGGTCAGTGCCATCGCGGCATTCGTCGCACTGGCTCTGTTCAGCCTAATGCCGTTGTTCAGCCTGAGTCTGATCTGCCTCGTGGCCTTTGGTTATTTCAGTGCCATCAGCAGCCTGGTCCAGTACGCGCTAATTCAGACGCTGACGCCCGATGCACTGCTTGGCAGGATCAACAGCCTCTGGACAGCACAGAATGTCACCGGCGATGCGATAGGTGCAGCAATAATTGGCGCGATGGGTTCACTGCTATTGCCACAGCAGGCTGCCGCCCTCTCTGGCCTGGCAGCCACCGTGCTGGGTCTCATCATGTGGCTGCTGATGGCCCGCCTGCGACGCTATCAACGGCCTGCCCCCGACGAAGCCACATCATGA
- the dhbA gene encoding 2,3-dihydro-2,3-dihydroxybenzoate dehydrogenase has translation MSHVSDFSGKIVWVTGAGQGIGYHTALAFHQAGAQVEAFDLQFQGHDYPFSCHIMDVADPAQVKSVCQRMLAAQPRIDVLVNAAGILRTGTTDALSFADWQACLNVNAGGAFNLFQQTLPRFREQRAGAIVTVASNSAHAPRIGMSAYGASKAALRSLCLTVGLEMAPYGVRCNIVSPGSTDTDMQRSLWHTPAGEQEMIAGFPDQFKLGIPLGKIAQPQEIAATVLFLASDLASHVTLQDIVVDGGATLGA, from the coding sequence ATGAGCCATGTATCCGATTTCAGCGGTAAAATCGTCTGGGTGACCGGTGCCGGTCAGGGCATTGGCTACCACACAGCGCTGGCTTTTCACCAGGCGGGCGCGCAGGTAGAGGCCTTTGATCTGCAGTTCCAGGGTCATGACTATCCGTTTTCCTGTCACATCATGGATGTAGCCGATCCGGCGCAGGTAAAATCAGTGTGTCAGCGGATGCTGGCCGCCCAGCCGCGCATCGATGTGCTGGTCAACGCAGCCGGTATTCTGCGTACTGGTACCACCGATGCGCTCTCATTTGCTGACTGGCAGGCCTGTCTTAACGTCAATGCGGGCGGTGCGTTTAACCTGTTTCAGCAGACGCTGCCGCGCTTTCGCGAACAGCGCGCCGGTGCCATCGTTACTGTCGCATCGAATTCAGCGCATGCACCGCGCATTGGTATGTCCGCTTATGGTGCGTCAAAAGCCGCGCTGCGCAGCCTCTGTCTGACCGTGGGTCTGGAAATGGCGCCTTACGGTGTGCGCTGTAATATTGTTTCGCCTGGCTCCACTGACACCGATATGCAGCGCAGCCTGTGGCACACACCAGCCGGCGAGCAGGAGATGATTGCGGGCTTCCCGGATCAGTTTAAGCTGGGTATTCCGCTGGGCAAGATCGCGCAGCCGCAGGAAATTGCGGCCACCGTTCTGTTTCTCGCGTCGGATCTTGCCAGCCATGTGACGCTGCAGGATATTGTGGTCGATGGCGGCGCAACCCTGGGAGCCTGA
- a CDS encoding hotdog fold thioesterase, with protein sequence MTAIWKRSLDLPALNKLGEHSLVAHLGIVFTAIGDDYLEATMPVDARTQQPFGLLHGGASVVLAESMGSIAGYMAVEEGSSVVGVEVNASHHRAVSAGRVRGTCRPLHLGKRSQSWQIEIRNSRDQLCCTARLSVAVMS encoded by the coding sequence ATGACAGCGATCTGGAAACGATCCCTTGATCTTCCTGCACTGAACAAGCTGGGTGAGCACTCACTGGTGGCGCATCTGGGGATCGTTTTTACCGCAATTGGTGACGATTATCTGGAAGCGACAATGCCGGTCGATGCCCGGACGCAGCAGCCGTTCGGGTTGCTGCATGGCGGCGCCTCCGTGGTGCTGGCGGAGTCGATGGGTTCAATTGCCGGGTATATGGCGGTGGAAGAAGGCAGCAGCGTGGTCGGTGTTGAAGTTAACGCCAGCCATCATCGCGCGGTGTCAGCGGGACGGGTGCGGGGGACCTGCCGTCCACTGCATCTGGGTAAACGCAGTCAGAGCTGGCAGATTGAGATTCGGAACAGTCGGGATCAGCTGTGCTGCACTGCGCGACTGAGCGTAGCGGTCATGAGCTAG
- the rplU gene encoding 50S ribosomal protein L21, giving the protein MYAVFQSGGKQHRVSEGQTVRLEKLDIATGETIEFDQVLMIANGEDVKIGAPLVSGGMIKAEVVAHGRGEKIKIVKFRRRKHYRKQAGHRQWFTDVKITGITA; this is encoded by the coding sequence ATGTACGCGGTTTTCCAAAGTGGTGGTAAACAACACCGAGTAAGCGAAGGTCAGACCGTTCGCCTGGAAAAGCTGGACATCGCAACCGGTGAAACGATTGAGTTTGACCAGGTTCTGATGATTGCTAATGGCGAAGACGTGAAAATCGGCGCGCCACTGGTTTCAGGCGGAATGATCAAGGCAGAAGTTGTTGCTCACGGTCGTGGCGAGAAAATTAAGATTGTTAAGTTTCGTCGTCGTAAGCACTACCGTAAGCAAGCAGGCCATCGCCAGTGGTTCACTGATGTGAAAATCACTGGTATCACGGCGTAA
- a CDS encoding isochorismatase, with product MAIPQLTSYPLPDATELPNNKVKWTLEPGRAALLIHDMQRYFLNFWGDNSPLVEQVVDNIVRLRRYCKAQGIPVFYTAQPNAQSDEDRALLNDMWGPGLNKHPDQQKIVEALAPDEHDQVLTKWRYSAFHRSPLEAILQEMGRDQLIITGVYAHIGCLTTATDAFMRNIQPFMVADALADFSREEHMMALTYTAGRSGKVVMTADLMPVPLSKDELRALILPLLEDDEVPGDDENLIDYGLDSVRVMALAARWRQVHRDIDFVSLARNPSIDGWWALLSREPAE from the coding sequence ATGGCTATTCCACAACTGACCTCTTATCCGCTACCTGACGCCACTGAGTTGCCGAACAACAAGGTGAAATGGACGCTGGAGCCGGGCCGTGCTGCCCTGCTGATCCACGATATGCAGCGCTATTTCCTTAACTTCTGGGGCGATAACAGCCCGCTGGTTGAGCAGGTCGTTGACAATATTGTCCGCCTGCGACGCTACTGCAAAGCGCAGGGCATTCCGGTGTTTTATACCGCTCAGCCTAACGCGCAGAGCGATGAAGATCGTGCGCTGCTCAACGATATGTGGGGACCCGGCCTGAATAAACATCCCGATCAGCAGAAGATCGTGGAGGCGCTGGCACCGGATGAGCACGATCAGGTCCTGACCAAGTGGCGCTACAGTGCGTTTCACCGCTCGCCGCTGGAGGCGATCCTGCAGGAGATGGGCCGCGATCAGCTGATTATTACCGGCGTCTATGCCCATATCGGCTGCCTGACCACCGCCACGGATGCGTTTATGCGTAATATCCAGCCGTTTATGGTGGCCGATGCGCTGGCTGACTTCAGCCGTGAGGAACATATGATGGCGCTGACCTACACCGCGGGTCGCAGCGGAAAGGTGGTGATGACCGCCGATCTGATGCCTGTGCCGCTCAGCAAAGACGAACTACGCGCGCTGATCCTGCCGCTGCTGGAAGATGATGAGGTGCCGGGCGATGATGAAAACCTGATCGACTACGGGCTGGATTCGGTACGCGTGATGGCGCTGGCGGCACGCTGGCGTCAGGTACATCGTGATATCGATTTTGTCAGCCTGGCCAGAAATCCGAGCATCGACGGCTGGTGGGCGCTGCTGTCGCGGGAGCCCGCTGAATGA
- the rpmA gene encoding 50S ribosomal protein L27: protein MAHKKAGGSTRNGRDSNAKRLGVKRFGGESVLAGSIIVRQRGTKFHAGTNVGCGRDHTLFATADGKVQFEVKGPNNRKYISIVAE, encoded by the coding sequence ATGGCACATAAAAAGGCTGGTGGTTCGACTCGAAATGGTCGTGACTCCAATGCAAAACGTCTGGGTGTAAAACGTTTCGGTGGCGAATCTGTTCTGGCAGGTAGCATCATCGTTCGTCAGCGTGGCACCAAATTCCACGCCGGTACCAATGTAGGTTGTGGTCGTGACCACACCCTGTTTGCTACCGCAGACGGTAAAGTACAGTTCGAAGTTAAAGGTCCGAACAACCGTAAATACATCAGCATCGTTGCTGAGTAA
- a CDS encoding helix-turn-helix domain-containing protein, whose translation MQKIKEDWHPADIIAALHKRGMTLAALSRAAGLSSSTLANALTRPWPKGEWLIADAIKVHPCEIWPSRYYDPDTNCLLDRRKRIRTPADQTDNA comes from the coding sequence ATGCAAAAAATAAAGGAAGACTGGCACCCGGCTGACATTATCGCGGCGCTGCATAAGCGTGGTATGACGCTGGCAGCGCTGTCACGCGCAGCAGGCCTGAGTTCATCCACGCTGGCGAATGCACTGACGCGTCCATGGCCCAAAGGTGAATGGCTGATCGCCGACGCGATCAAGGTTCATCCCTGTGAGATCTGGCCCAGCCGCTATTACGATCCCGATACAAACTGCCTGCTGGATCGCAGAAAACGTATCCGGACGCCTGCCGATCAGACGGATAACGCCTGA